Proteins encoded within one genomic window of Acidiferrobacter thiooxydans:
- the gspD gene encoding type II secretion system secretin GspD: MGKWVCSRPCVSRSWAGIVLALLLAFMQSPAQAANEHTGPSPGHPVVGARTPLATTPPSHPVLSSGTAPAMARAGSTVVSTSRRIPPGEMLFNFNNANIRAVIRTVAELTGKNFLVDPRVQGKVTIVSTTPVSVKAAYQIFVSALKAQGFAAVAGPGGVVKVLPEANARQAAPVSGYWPRGGDQLVTQIIPIEEGQAAQLMPLLRPLMSSAGILSVYAPTNTLIVTDDADNIRRLLRIVYGIEAEMRAPIAIVPVRYASAVDIANLLVRLGEAQLPNAAGMPSGNYSPVYIVPDTRTNSLLVRTASIKKLRFIEALVRRLDARGASGGTTHVVYLRNARATKIAKILRGLLQGEAKGAGQRHSGPVVPVALPGEPPGAPQVRNRVSARAIKASLVQADPSINALIINAPNAVYDSLRAVIAKLDIRRAQVFVKALIAEVTVDNTAELGVQWAGAAPAGSGAVGGVTNFPLTGSGIVSTAASPSNLANDAGLALGFISGTVKLAGGQTVVGLSAFARALQSVSGVNVLSTPDLLTLDNTEAKIMVGQNVPFITGSYSTAGTVGTVGVNPFQTVERKNVGLTLKIKPQITAGNNIKMQIYENVSSIAPSLSGAVDIITNKRELKTTVIVANGKTIVLGGLISDEVENNWQGVPLLDDIPWIGNLFRYRQRVKKKTNLMVFLKPVIVRNSEQSEGFTASRYAMMQAEEDAVRFSRSVILPNYHQPHLAPLKEPSAGTGMHPTHKRAMPAGAAHG; the protein is encoded by the coding sequence ATGGGTAAGTGGGTATGTAGCCGGCCGTGTGTTAGCCGGTCATGGGCGGGGATCGTTCTAGCGCTGTTACTGGCGTTCATGCAATCGCCGGCCCAGGCCGCGAATGAGCACACGGGTCCGAGCCCGGGGCATCCCGTGGTGGGGGCGCGTACCCCGCTTGCGACCACGCCTCCGTCGCACCCCGTGTTGAGTTCCGGTACAGCGCCGGCCATGGCCCGCGCCGGATCGACGGTGGTCAGCACGTCGCGCAGGATTCCCCCAGGCGAGATGCTGTTTAACTTCAATAACGCCAACATTCGCGCCGTGATCCGCACGGTCGCCGAGCTTACCGGTAAAAATTTCCTGGTCGATCCGCGGGTGCAGGGCAAAGTGACGATCGTATCGACCACGCCTGTATCCGTGAAGGCCGCCTACCAGATCTTTGTAAGCGCCTTGAAGGCACAAGGGTTTGCGGCGGTTGCGGGCCCAGGTGGCGTGGTCAAGGTGTTGCCTGAAGCCAATGCCCGTCAGGCGGCGCCGGTCAGCGGCTACTGGCCGCGCGGGGGAGATCAATTGGTAACCCAGATCATACCGATCGAAGAGGGCCAGGCGGCACAGCTCATGCCCCTTCTGCGGCCCTTGATGTCGAGCGCGGGAATCCTGTCGGTCTATGCGCCGACCAATACCCTGATCGTTACCGACGACGCCGATAATATCCGCAGGCTTTTGCGTATCGTCTACGGGATAGAGGCCGAGATGCGTGCGCCTATCGCCATAGTTCCGGTGCGTTATGCGTCCGCAGTGGATATTGCCAATCTCCTTGTACGCCTAGGCGAGGCCCAATTGCCCAATGCCGCGGGTATGCCGAGCGGCAACTACAGCCCCGTCTACATCGTGCCGGATACACGCACAAACAGCTTGCTCGTGCGTACCGCGAGCATAAAAAAACTCAGATTCATCGAGGCGCTCGTGCGTAGGCTCGATGCGCGCGGCGCGAGCGGAGGGACCACGCATGTGGTGTATCTCCGAAACGCCCGGGCCACCAAGATTGCAAAGATCCTGCGCGGCCTTTTGCAGGGGGAGGCCAAGGGTGCCGGCCAGCGCCACAGCGGGCCGGTGGTGCCGGTAGCCCTGCCGGGAGAGCCGCCAGGGGCTCCCCAGGTCCGTAACCGTGTCTCGGCGCGCGCCATCAAGGCCTCGCTCGTCCAGGCCGATCCATCGATCAACGCGCTCATCATAAACGCCCCCAATGCCGTGTATGACAGCCTGCGCGCGGTGATAGCAAAGCTCGACATCCGCCGGGCTCAGGTATTCGTCAAGGCGCTCATCGCCGAGGTCACGGTCGATAACACTGCCGAGCTCGGCGTGCAGTGGGCAGGTGCGGCTCCCGCCGGGAGCGGCGCTGTAGGCGGCGTCACGAACTTTCCATTGACGGGCTCAGGAATCGTTTCGACCGCTGCCAGCCCTTCGAACCTGGCCAACGATGCAGGCCTTGCGCTCGGCTTCATTAGCGGTACGGTCAAGCTCGCCGGCGGACAAACGGTTGTCGGTCTATCGGCATTTGCCCGCGCCCTGCAATCTGTCTCGGGCGTGAATGTCCTTTCGACACCGGATCTTTTGACGCTCGACAATACCGAGGCGAAGATCATGGTCGGCCAGAATGTGCCGTTCATAACCGGAAGCTACTCCACCGCGGGAACCGTAGGTACAGTGGGCGTCAATCCATTTCAGACGGTCGAGCGCAAGAACGTGGGCCTTACGCTAAAGATCAAGCCGCAAATAACGGCGGGCAACAACATCAAGATGCAGATCTATGAAAACGTGTCGAGCATAGCGCCCAGCCTTTCCGGCGCAGTCGACATCATAACGAATAAGAGAGAACTGAAGACCACGGTTATCGTCGCCAATGGCAAGACCATAGTTCTAGGCGGACTCATCAGTGACGAAGTCGAGAACAACTGGCAGGGCGTGCCATTATTGGACGACATACCGTGGATAGGAAACTTGTTTAGATACCGCCAGCGCGTGAAGAAGAAGACCAACCTCATGGTTTTCCTGAAACCTGTCATCGTACGCAATAGCGAGCAGAGCGAAGGGTTCACA
- a CDS encoding NAD(P)H-dependent glycerol-3-phosphate dehydrogenase, protein MAAVVGAGAWGTALATAFSRGGYCVNLWTRQARVVASIRDRRRNSAYLSDVQLPDGLTATTDLACALRGAEVVVMAVPSSALRVIARRIGPLLPADVPVLFASKGLELGSGAFMTEVAEAVFAGRLVGVLTGPGFAAEVTRGEPTVLTLAMAALSGQKTVGRGAREFAETFKARLASGGISVAVTDDVVGAQVGGALKNVIAIACGMAAGRGFGENARAAIITRGFEDMRKLAVALGGRAETLLGSCGAGDVFLTCASSQSRNYRLGVALARGDEPPAGVVEGINTAEAVRMLEQDADIDLRLPPVIRALWAHEISPEQALERLLGVD, encoded by the coding sequence GTGGCAGCCGTGGTCGGTGCCGGGGCCTGGGGTACGGCACTTGCGACCGCATTTTCGCGTGGTGGCTACTGTGTGAATCTTTGGACGCGTCAGGCGCGAGTCGTGGCCTCGATCCGCGATCGGCGCCGTAATTCCGCCTACCTGTCTGATGTTCAGCTACCGGATGGACTTACGGCTACCACGGACCTTGCCTGTGCGCTGCGCGGCGCCGAAGTGGTGGTGATGGCGGTTCCAAGCAGCGCTTTACGCGTGATAGCGCGACGCATCGGACCGCTTTTGCCGGCCGATGTCCCTGTGCTTTTTGCGAGCAAGGGGCTCGAGCTAGGCAGTGGCGCGTTTATGACGGAGGTTGCGGAGGCGGTGTTCGCCGGGCGTCTCGTCGGGGTGCTGACGGGTCCCGGCTTCGCCGCCGAGGTCACGCGAGGAGAACCGACCGTGTTGACGCTCGCCATGGCGGCGCTCTCTGGCCAAAAGACCGTCGGCCGAGGGGCACGCGAGTTTGCCGAGACCTTCAAGGCGCGTCTTGCGAGCGGCGGGATCTCGGTGGCGGTCACCGACGATGTCGTGGGGGCGCAGGTGGGCGGGGCCCTGAAAAATGTCATCGCGATCGCCTGTGGTATGGCGGCTGGCCGGGGGTTTGGCGAGAACGCGCGCGCGGCGATCATCACGCGCGGCTTCGAGGATATGCGCAAGTTGGCTGTGGCGCTGGGCGGCCGTGCAGAGACTTTGCTTGGGAGCTGCGGGGCGGGTGATGTGTTTCTCACGTGCGCCAGCTCCCAGTCGCGCAATTACCGCCTGGGTGTGGCATTGGCGCGTGGCGATGAACCCCCGGCCGGGGTGGTTGAAGGTATCAACACCGCCGAGGCTGTGCGTATGCTTGAGCAGGATGCGGACATCGACCTGCGTCTGCCACCCGTGATCCGCGCACTATGGGCACACGAGATATCCCCGGAGCAGGCGCTCGAGCGCCTGTTGGGCGTGGATTGA
- a CDS encoding ABC transporter permease, which yields MDWYRVQALVVKEFLALLRNKASRMVLIGPPVIQLIVFSYAATFNLHNVPIAIYNEDAGAAAHQLIARFQGSPYFSIERMPKSGRRIRDIISDKKALLVLRIGPRFSRDLVLHRTARVEVLVDGRNSNTALIALSDVNAVIQAFSVHWAGTHGWRATPAILVTRAWFNPNLRSRWFIVPGVVGLLTLVVAPLVTGLSVAREREAGTFDQLLVTPLGPWEILLGKALPGFLIGSLEATLIIVVAILWFRVPFMGSVLALYLGLFLFLLAAIGVGLAISSASATQQQGLLGVFLFLVPAVILSGFATPIANMPLPVQYLTYLNPLRYFLIILRGVFLEGDGIAILWAQYLPLIAIGLVTMTIATWLFRRRLT from the coding sequence ATGGACTGGTACCGGGTGCAAGCCCTTGTGGTGAAGGAGTTTTTGGCGCTTTTGCGTAACAAGGCCAGTCGCATGGTTCTGATCGGCCCGCCCGTGATTCAGCTCATCGTCTTCAGTTACGCGGCGACCTTCAACCTGCACAACGTCCCGATCGCAATCTACAACGAGGACGCGGGCGCGGCGGCGCACCAGCTGATCGCGCGGTTCCAGGGATCGCCCTATTTCTCCATCGAGCGCATGCCAAAAAGCGGGAGACGGATAAGAGACATCATCAGCGACAAAAAGGCGCTTTTGGTCCTGCGCATCGGGCCGCGATTTTCCCGGGACCTGGTATTGCACAGGACCGCGCGCGTGGAGGTCCTGGTCGACGGCCGGAATTCGAACACCGCCCTCATTGCACTAAGCGACGTCAACGCCGTAATCCAGGCCTTCAGTGTCCACTGGGCGGGCACGCACGGCTGGCGCGCGACGCCCGCCATCCTGGTGACGCGGGCATGGTTCAATCCGAACCTGCGATCCCGCTGGTTCATCGTGCCCGGCGTGGTCGGCCTCCTGACCCTTGTGGTGGCCCCGCTTGTGACGGGCCTCTCGGTCGCCCGCGAGCGGGAGGCCGGAACCTTCGACCAATTGCTGGTGACGCCGCTTGGTCCGTGGGAGATCCTGCTCGGCAAGGCGCTCCCTGGATTCCTCATAGGCAGCCTCGAGGCCACTTTGATCATCGTGGTGGCGATCCTGTGGTTTCGTGTGCCGTTCATGGGCAGCGTCCTGGCGCTCTATCTCGGACTCTTCCTTTTTCTGTTGGCGGCGATCGGCGTGGGTCTCGCCATATCCTCGGCCTCGGCAACGCAGCAGCAGGGCCTGCTCGGGGTCTTTCTGTTCCTGGTGCCGGCCGTGATCCTGTCGGGATTTGCAACCCCGATCGCCAATATGCCGTTGCCTGTGCAATACCTCACCTACCTCAATCCGTTGCGCTACTTTCTCATCATCCTGCGCGGCGTGTTTCTCGAAGGCGACGGCATCGCCATCCTCTGGGCACAATACCTCCCTCTCATCGCCATCGGCCTTGTCACCATGACCATCGCCACCTGGCTCTTTCGCCGTCGCCTGACGTAG
- a CDS encoding NAD(P)-dependent alcohol dehydrogenase: protein MTIKTRGYATQSATTELQPFTFERRDPRPQDIVLDILFCGICHSDIHSARNEWGWTSYPFVPGHEIVGRVVAIGSEVKGFQVGDLAGVGCMVDSCRTCPSCQAGLEQYCDHGFTGTYGGEDKIGGTPHAVTFGGYSDTITVDERFVLHIPENLDPAAAAPLLCAGITTYSPLKHWNVGAGQRVGIIGLGGLGHMGVKFAHAMGAHVTMITTSPSKGQDARKLGADDVLISTQAEAMKQARDRFDFLLNTIPVGHDVDPYMALLKRDATMVIVGSVEPLKKVDGIPLIFRRRSLAGSLIGGLPETQDMLDFCGQHNIVCDIERISIKDVNEAYERTVRGDVKYRFVIDMGTLGS from the coding sequence ATGACGATAAAAACGAGAGGATACGCGACACAATCGGCAACCACGGAGCTGCAACCCTTCACATTTGAGCGCCGCGACCCACGACCCCAGGACATCGTCCTTGATATCCTGTTCTGTGGCATCTGTCACTCGGATATCCATTCGGCGCGCAACGAATGGGGCTGGACCTCCTATCCGTTTGTTCCTGGACACGAGATCGTCGGGCGGGTCGTTGCGATCGGCAGTGAGGTCAAGGGCTTCCAAGTGGGTGACCTCGCGGGCGTCGGTTGCATGGTAGACAGCTGCCGCACCTGCCCCTCCTGCCAGGCCGGTCTGGAGCAATACTGCGACCATGGCTTTACCGGCACCTATGGTGGCGAGGACAAGATCGGGGGAACGCCGCACGCTGTGACGTTTGGCGGCTATTCCGACACAATCACCGTGGACGAGCGCTTCGTCCTGCACATTCCGGAGAATCTCGATCCGGCGGCGGCCGCCCCGCTTCTGTGTGCGGGAATTACCACATATTCCCCGCTCAAGCACTGGAACGTCGGGGCCGGCCAGCGGGTGGGTATCATCGGTCTCGGCGGGCTCGGTCACATGGGGGTAAAGTTTGCGCACGCCATGGGCGCCCATGTGACGATGATCACAACCTCACCTTCCAAAGGTCAGGATGCGAGGAAGCTCGGCGCCGACGACGTGCTGATCTCCACGCAGGCCGAGGCCATGAAACAGGCGCGGGATCGCTTTGACTTTCTGCTGAACACGATTCCCGTGGGCCATGACGTCGATCCCTATATGGCCCTATTAAAGCGCGACGCGACGATGGTGATCGTAGGTTCCGTAGAGCCCCTCAAAAAGGTCGACGGGATTCCCTTGATATTCCGGCGGCGATCTTTGGCGGGATCATTGATCGGCGGTCTGCCGGAGACGCAGGATATGCTGGATTTCTGTGGCCAGCACAACATCGTGTGCGACATCGAGCGCATCTCGATAAAGGACGTCAATGAGGCCTATGAACGCACGGTCCGGGGCGATGTCAAATACCGTTTCGTCATCGATATGGGGACGCTCGGGTCCTGA
- a CDS encoding ribbon-helix-helix domain-containing protein, giving the protein MASIKTATLTFRIDPGLKEALRIAADQEHRSIANMVEVLIRDYCDRSGIAIPSSEETKNNNAVRS; this is encoded by the coding sequence ATGGCCAGCATCAAGACTGCCACGCTAACCTTTCGCATCGACCCCGGACTGAAAGAAGCGCTTCGCATTGCGGCGGATCAGGAACATCGATCCATAGCGAATATGGTCGAGGTTTTGATCAGGGACTACTGCGACCGAAGCGGCATCGCGATTCCGTCCTCCGAGGAAACCAAGAACAACAACGCGGTGCGTTCATGA
- a CDS encoding ABC transporter permease — MDPEHAQKPHRRPTVLALREALQILRDPSSIAIAFVMPFVLLLLFGYGVSLDARHVPIALVAAHPTAQTSGLFSGFRQSPYFRPRTYADMVAARRALMKGRVDAIIWLRPDFTRKALGGGAAPVGVTANGVNANNARIIEGYIQGVWASWLAAQARARGQPLVVPVDVRSRVWFNPALRSHDYLVPGLIAVIMTLIGALLTALVVAREWERGTMEALMASPATITEILVGKLVPYFFLGMGGMALSVVMAIVVFAVPLVGSLWVLFLCAALFLLTALGMGLLISTIARNQFVAGMIALVTTYLPAFILSGFIFDIHSMPWPIRILTHIIAARYFVSTLQTLFLAGDVWPVIARNMAALAVIAVFFLVTVARISHKRLD; from the coding sequence ATAGATCCGGAGCATGCGCAAAAGCCCCACCGGCGGCCTACCGTTCTCGCCCTTAGGGAGGCTCTGCAAATTCTACGCGATCCGTCGTCGATTGCGATCGCGTTCGTCATGCCGTTCGTTCTGCTGCTGCTCTTTGGCTACGGCGTATCCCTCGATGCGCGACACGTGCCCATCGCGCTCGTCGCCGCCCACCCGACGGCACAGACCAGCGGATTGTTTTCCGGGTTTCGGCAGTCGCCCTATTTTCGGCCGCGAACCTATGCGGACATGGTCGCGGCACGCCGCGCGCTCATGAAGGGCCGCGTCGACGCCATCATATGGTTGCGGCCGGATTTCACGCGCAAAGCCCTGGGCGGCGGGGCCGCGCCCGTTGGCGTGACCGCGAACGGTGTCAACGCCAATAATGCACGCATCATAGAAGGCTATATCCAGGGCGTCTGGGCATCCTGGCTGGCGGCGCAGGCGCGGGCGCGAGGCCAGCCCCTCGTTGTGCCCGTTGACGTGCGCAGCCGCGTCTGGTTCAACCCGGCCCTGCGCAGCCACGACTACCTGGTACCCGGGCTTATCGCCGTCATCATGACATTGATCGGCGCCCTACTCACCGCGCTCGTGGTGGCCCGCGAATGGGAGCGGGGTACCATGGAGGCACTCATGGCGTCACCGGCGACCATCACCGAAATCCTGGTGGGCAAACTGGTCCCGTATTTTTTTCTCGGCATGGGCGGTATGGCGCTTTCCGTGGTGATGGCCATCGTCGTCTTCGCGGTCCCGCTGGTTGGCTCATTATGGGTGCTGTTCCTGTGCGCCGCGCTGTTTCTGCTGACAGCACTCGGCATGGGCCTGCTCATCTCGACGATTGCGCGCAATCAATTCGTCGCCGGCATGATCGCCCTGGTCACGACCTATCTGCCGGCCTTCATCTTGTCGGGATTCATATTCGACATCCACTCGATGCCCTGGCCGATCCGCATCCTCACACACATCATCGCCGCGCGCTATTTCGTTTCGACACTGCAGACGCTGTTCCTCGCCGGCGATGTCTGGCCCGTCATCGCCCGCAACATGGCGGCACTCGCCGTGATCGCGGTCTTTTTTCTCGTGACGGTCGCGCGCATTTCGCATAAGAGACTCGACTGA
- a CDS encoding TolC family protein produces the protein MGLNSLRGALAICVCLAMTASQGYAEDLLSAYHEAVAHDPVLAEARARLAEDRAGLPAARSALYPHIGAAASVGGNRAQVTGIGLPILTDYLSDSYSVTLTQPLFNGQALSALGVARARLRAGTAGLIQAQQHLRHL, from the coding sequence ATGGGCCTCAATTCTCTCCGCGGCGCGCTGGCGATCTGCGTGTGCCTTGCGATGACCGCTTCGCAAGGGTACGCCGAGGACCTGCTGTCGGCATACCATGAGGCCGTGGCGCACGATCCGGTTCTTGCAGAGGCGCGGGCGCGTCTCGCCGAGGATCGCGCGGGATTGCCGGCCGCCCGATCCGCCCTGTATCCCCACATCGGCGCGGCAGCCAGCGTTGGCGGTAACCGCGCGCAGGTGACGGGTATCGGACTGCCGATCCTGACGGACTACCTCTCGGATAGTTATAGCGTGACCCTCACGCAACCGCTGTTCAATGGCCAGGCGCTGAGCGCCCTTGGCGTCGCCCGCGCGCGGCTGCGCGCAGGCACAGCCGGGCTCATCCAGGCACAACAACACCTCAGGCACCTCTGA
- a CDS encoding type II secretion system protein N, whose amino-acid sequence MSWQALGGRLLAASAKPRTAKVVNGVAIIGLAAVLAHWTWGMLSSPVRVASPPVTSAQSAPPPLRVLLKSHLFGQSPVTTLAAIPVSHLALTLSGLVAGHPGVALIAGASGKVHPYLVGTSVAPGVVLAAVTADRAILRQNGRLESLLLYSRPPVAPPASVTPSMPSASAAAAAVSRPSGPAPAVTVPVKPSVVAAFASVSNATLKSWLVPAPEGGVLVKGVPAPAFASLGLRQGDVIEEVNGQPVNSLGAAVSAYIAGAKSGDVTVDVARDGRMKVFQYTMQAP is encoded by the coding sequence ATGTCCTGGCAGGCTCTCGGTGGGCGGCTTCTCGCTGCTTCCGCCAAGCCGCGTACGGCGAAGGTCGTCAATGGCGTCGCAATCATTGGTCTTGCGGCAGTCCTGGCCCACTGGACCTGGGGGATGCTTTCGTCGCCGGTGCGAGTCGCATCGCCCCCCGTCACAAGTGCGCAGTCAGCGCCGCCACCGCTGCGGGTGTTGCTGAAAAGCCATTTATTCGGCCAGTCGCCGGTAACGACCCTAGCGGCCATCCCGGTAAGCCATCTCGCGCTGACCCTTTCAGGGCTGGTGGCGGGTCATCCGGGCGTGGCTCTGATCGCTGGGGCAAGTGGCAAAGTGCATCCATACCTCGTCGGGACCAGCGTGGCCCCGGGCGTGGTTCTGGCGGCCGTCACCGCGGATCGGGCTATTCTGCGGCAAAACGGCCGACTCGAGAGCCTTTTGCTGTATTCCCGGCCGCCTGTGGCGCCCCCGGCATCGGTAACCCCCTCTATGCCGTCGGCGTCTGCTGCGGCGGCCGCTGTGTCTCGCCCCTCGGGGCCGGCGCCCGCCGTGACGGTCCCCGTGAAGCCATCCGTAGTGGCGGCGTTTGCGAGCGTATCGAATGCCACGTTGAAGTCGTGGTTGGTGCCTGCGCCGGAGGGCGGCGTGTTGGTCAAGGGCGTGCCGGCACCGGCCTTTGCGAGTCTCGGTCTGCGTCAGGGGGATGTGATCGAGGAGGTGAATGGGCAGCCCGTGAATTCCCTGGGCGCGGCGGTCAGCGCTTATATCGCTGGCGCCAAAAGTGGCGATGTCACAGTGGATGTGGCGCGCGACGGACGCATGAAGGTCTTTCAGTACACGATGCAAGCCCCATGA
- a CDS encoding HAD family hydrolase, whose translation MAAAEGRKPTVLATDLDGTFLGGDRAARGALYRWIAERRDELMVIFVSGRGLGFMRELADRLPVRPDHVIANVGTSVAAGPDWRPLADIESWLDARWPKDAPARIAKVLARYPGLTAQPVVEGRRVSRYYRDHGEAIAAQADVEQIGFEALLSDGRYFDVLPSGVRKGPTLLRTLTALGIAHERTLVAGDTLNDLSLFETGLAGVAVGNSEVGLVRAVRALPNVHLSTKPGAAGVLEALRVFHERGSLWEHRSS comes from the coding sequence GTGGCAGCGGCCGAGGGCCGTAAACCGACGGTGCTTGCCACCGATCTCGACGGCACCTTCCTCGGAGGGGATCGGGCCGCGCGCGGTGCGCTTTATAGGTGGATCGCCGAGCGCCGGGACGAACTCATGGTGATCTTCGTCAGTGGGCGTGGCCTGGGGTTCATGCGAGAACTGGCGGATCGCTTGCCGGTGCGTCCGGATCATGTGATCGCGAATGTGGGTACGAGTGTCGCCGCCGGTCCTGACTGGCGCCCGCTGGCCGACATCGAGTCGTGGCTCGATGCGCGCTGGCCCAAGGATGCGCCCGCGCGTATCGCGAAGGTGCTTGCGCGCTATCCCGGGCTTACCGCGCAGCCGGTCGTGGAAGGGCGGCGGGTCTCACGTTACTACCGCGATCACGGCGAGGCGATTGCCGCGCAGGCGGACGTGGAGCAGATCGGGTTCGAGGCCCTGCTCTCGGATGGGCGCTATTTCGATGTTCTTCCGTCCGGAGTACGTAAGGGCCCGACGCTTTTAAGGACACTCACCGCCCTGGGGATCGCGCACGAGCGCACGCTGGTTGCCGGAGATACACTGAACGATTTGTCGTTGTTCGAGACCGGGCTTGCCGGTGTTGCCGTCGGCAACAGCGAGGTGGGGCTCGTGCGCGCCGTCCGCGCGTTGCCCAATGTGCATCTGAGTACAAAGCCCGGTGCGGCCGGAGTGCTAGAAGCGCTCAGGGTATTCCACGAAAGGGGGAGTTTATGGGAACACCGCTCGTCATAG
- a CDS encoding FAD-dependent oxidoreductase, which translates to MSDADFGVVTIGAGGGACPAAYVPDRGFGVVATLPALLDPAIRIVANAGVTVVERARGVRVLYMRAGKPSHTGVVMAVGRRRPVIPEGFVALDLAFDQHGIRADAAMQTGAPHIYACGDVNR; encoded by the coding sequence ATGTCCGATGCGGATTTCGGTGTCGTCACAATCGGCGCGGGCGGTGGCGCCTGTCCGGCGGCCTACGTACCTGACCGGGGATTCGGCGTGGTCGCCACATTGCCGGCGCTGCTCGACCCGGCCATTCGCATCGTTGCCAACGCCGGGGTCACGGTCGTGGAACGTGCGCGAGGAGTGCGTGTCCTTTACATGCGCGCAGGCAAGCCCTCGCATACGGGGGTCGTCATGGCCGTCGGCCGCCGCCGGCCCGTCATACCCGAAGGCTTTGTCGCGCTGGATCTCGCCTTCGATCAGCACGGCATACGGGCCGACGCGGCGATGCAAACCGGCGCGCCGCACATATACGCCTGCGGCGACGTCAATAGGTAG
- a CDS encoding trehalose-6-phosphate synthase: MWPVIHSLPYAFSTEHTDWATFRDVNERFAEAACAEAAPGAVVWVHDYNLWLVPKFVRDRRPDVTLAFFHHTPFPAPDIFCILPWREEILESLLACDLVSFHVARYARNFGALVKALRPAAIMEDGPVPPEWQNVGTALTEDTAPRSVTVQGHVTHIDATPIGTHPELIRTIVESERGQARARAIREEIKEDILIVSINRVDYTKGVHQMLETFDRLLGRRPELRGRVKLILTTVAPADGMRVYRNAQQQIEQTVGRINGHYGTLTWLPIMLSTNPMPFEEVLCCYRAADICWVTPLRDGLNLVAKEFAAANEGSDGVLVLSEFAGVAIELRGAVLANPYSRNSMDRAIDEAIDMPRAERRARMERMFEQVTRLDIRHWTAHILELFSRVNPAQGQGGGVFRDRRDKVGTH, translated from the coding sequence TTGTGGCCGGTGATCCACAGCCTTCCGTACGCCTTTAGCACCGAGCATACCGATTGGGCCACGTTCCGCGATGTCAATGAGCGCTTCGCGGAGGCGGCATGCGCGGAGGCGGCACCCGGCGCGGTTGTATGGGTACATGATTACAACCTGTGGCTCGTTCCGAAATTCGTGCGCGACCGACGCCCGGATGTCACGTTGGCGTTCTTTCATCACACGCCCTTTCCGGCGCCTGATATCTTTTGCATTCTTCCATGGCGCGAGGAGATCCTGGAGAGCCTGCTCGCCTGTGATCTCGTGAGCTTTCATGTGGCGCGCTATGCGCGCAATTTCGGGGCGCTCGTCAAGGCCTTGCGTCCGGCAGCGATCATGGAAGATGGTCCGGTGCCTCCCGAATGGCAGAATGTCGGCACGGCCTTGACAGAGGATACTGCGCCGCGCTCCGTGACGGTTCAGGGTCATGTCACGCATATCGATGCGACCCCCATCGGGACCCATCCCGAGCTCATACGCACGATCGTCGAAAGCGAACGCGGGCAGGCACGGGCACGGGCGATCCGCGAGGAGATCAAGGAGGATATCCTGATCGTTTCGATAAACCGCGTGGACTATACGAAGGGCGTGCATCAGATGCTCGAGACCTTCGATCGCTTGCTGGGGCGGCGCCCGGAGTTGCGCGGGCGCGTGAAGCTGATCCTGACGACGGTGGCGCCGGCCGACGGTATGCGTGTCTATCGCAATGCGCAGCAGCAGATTGAACAGACTGTGGGGCGCATCAATGGCCATTACGGGACGCTGACGTGGCTGCCTATCATGCTATCCACCAATCCGATGCCCTTTGAGGAGGTCTTATGTTGCTATCGTGCGGCGGACATCTGCTGGGTGACGCCGTTGCGTGATGGCCTGAATCTGGTGGCGAAGGAGTTCGCGGCGGCCAATGAGGGGAGTGACGGGGTGCTTGTGCTCTCGGAATTCGCGGGGGTCGCAATCGAGCTGCGGGGCGCGGTTCTGGCGAATCCCTATAGCCGCAATTCCATGGATCGGGCCATCGATGAGGCGATCGATATGCCGCGCGCGGAACGGCGGGCGCGCATGGAGCGTATGTTTGAGCAAGTGACGCGCCTTGATATCCGCCATTGGACGGCGCACATCCTGGAACTCTTTTCGCGTGTGAATCCCGCGCAAGGCCAGGGGGGAGGGGTGTTTCGTGATCGCAGGGACAAAGTCGGCACACACTAG